Proteins from a single region of Amycolatopsis sp. CA-230715:
- a CDS encoding ArsR/SmtB family transcription factor, protein MHAFDVLGDPVRRRILELLSDGERTSGAVTSIIQEEFGISQPAVSQHLRVLRENGFATVRAEGTRRLYAVDSEPLREVDEWLSRFRRFWSQHLDALGTELARGRRERRQND, encoded by the coding sequence GTGCACGCGTTCGACGTACTCGGGGACCCGGTCCGCCGCCGGATCCTCGAACTCCTCTCCGACGGCGAGCGCACGTCCGGTGCGGTCACCTCGATCATCCAAGAGGAGTTCGGCATCTCGCAGCCCGCCGTGTCGCAGCACCTCCGGGTCCTGCGCGAAAACGGCTTCGCGACCGTCCGCGCGGAGGGCACGCGGCGCCTGTACGCCGTCGACTCGGAGCCGCTGCGCGAGGTCGACGAATGGCTGTCACGCTTTCGCCGGTTCTGGAGCCAGCACCTCGACGCGCTCGGCACGGAGCTGGCCCGCGGCCGCCGCGAGCGCCGTCAAAACGATTGA
- a CDS encoding DDE-type integrase/transposase/recombinase, producing MRFVDAMLTAEVPVENVSAWCREHGVDRRTFYRHRARIQAEGQWRRRSTRPKTVRHATAEPVVAVVLRLRKELKPDNGADPIRDRLLELAAERDWAGRGWPVPSRATINRILSRHGLAESNPRKRPRSSYRRFSYARPRDCYQIDATEVILAGGATVVVFEVLDDCTRMLVANHAAEAETSRAAITAITAAITDHGAPAIVLSDNGSAFTSRGRHPNAGPSAFARTVTGHGCRLIHSSPYHPQTCGKVERHHQTFKRWLDHQPIQPATLTELRTLLEVYREHYNHRRHSALGRQTPTHAWTTSDSHGGPQHLPVQDDATVHRLKVSTTGTVNLGKHARLRIGTAHAGHTITIIRDSDRATAYTSDGDPIGHIHLDHTKTYQGQLTPAA from the coding sequence ATGCGATTCGTGGACGCGATGCTGACGGCTGAAGTGCCGGTTGAGAACGTGTCGGCGTGGTGCCGGGAGCATGGTGTCGATAGGCGGACGTTCTATCGGCACCGTGCCCGGATCCAGGCCGAGGGGCAGTGGCGGCGGCGGTCGACCCGGCCCAAGACCGTGCGGCATGCTACGGCGGAGCCGGTCGTGGCTGTCGTGCTGCGGCTGCGGAAGGAGCTGAAACCGGACAACGGGGCGGACCCGATCCGCGATCGGCTTCTGGAGTTGGCCGCCGAGCGGGACTGGGCCGGACGGGGCTGGCCTGTCCCGTCGCGGGCCACGATCAACCGGATCCTGTCCCGGCACGGGCTGGCCGAGTCCAACCCCCGTAAGCGGCCCCGGTCCTCCTACCGTCGGTTCAGCTATGCCCGGCCGCGGGACTGCTACCAGATCGACGCCACCGAGGTCATCCTCGCCGGCGGGGCCACGGTGGTGGTGTTCGAGGTCCTCGACGACTGCACGCGCATGCTGGTGGCCAATCACGCCGCCGAGGCCGAAACCTCCCGTGCCGCGATCACCGCGATCACCGCGGCCATCACCGACCATGGTGCGCCCGCGATCGTGTTGTCCGACAACGGATCCGCGTTCACCTCACGCGGCCGCCACCCCAACGCCGGGCCATCGGCGTTCGCCCGCACCGTCACCGGCCACGGCTGCAGGCTGATCCATTCCAGCCCCTACCACCCGCAGACCTGCGGCAAGGTCGAACGCCACCACCAGACCTTCAAACGCTGGCTGGATCACCAACCCATCCAACCCGCGACCCTGACCGAACTCCGCACCCTGCTCGAGGTCTACCGCGAGCACTACAACCACCGCCGCCACAGCGCCCTTGGCCGGCAAACCCCCACCCATGCCTGGACCACCAGCGACAGCCACGGCGGACCCCAGCACCTGCCCGTCCAGGACGACGCCACCGTGCACCGCCTCAAAGTCAGCACCACCGGCACGGTCAACCTCGGCAAACACGCCCGGCTACGGATCGGCACCGCCCACGCCGGACACACCATCACCATCATCCGTGACAGCGACCGGGCCACCGCCTACACCAGCGACGGCGACCCGATCGGCCACATCCACCTCGACCACACCAAGACCTACCAAGGCCAACTCACCCCAGCCGCCTAA
- a CDS encoding glycosyltransferase family 2 protein, with translation MTASIVIPAYDVRPAYFAEAVESCLGQTFRGELELVVVDDGSRAKFHKAYREVVRKARGAVPVRLVRVRGNRGLATARNVGIAAATGEIVVLLDADDLLAPRCVELAHAALDGSGLDFVYTDHEKRSADLSEVLHVRRKALFQRLLEQHAGTPFDPMLHATFLIHCHAFRREALPVNPFNPSYVVGEEVELHARFSRDRPLRIGHVPEVLYHYRDNPDGICHSPLYSRLIRSIEKILAAEMALRLGEPVRTEKIGRCARTHAALYRHTTAAGAVVAAPYLDYAAQSIVDTSGQAAPDPEFSPERPR, from the coding sequence ATGACGGCCTCGATCGTCATCCCCGCCTACGACGTCCGCCCCGCCTACTTCGCCGAAGCGGTGGAAAGCTGCCTCGGCCAGACCTTCCGCGGCGAGCTGGAACTGGTCGTCGTGGACGACGGATCGCGCGCGAAGTTCCACAAGGCGTACCGGGAAGTGGTGCGGAAGGCGCGCGGCGCGGTCCCGGTCCGGCTGGTCCGCGTGCGGGGCAACCGCGGCCTCGCCACCGCCCGCAACGTCGGCATCGCCGCAGCGACCGGCGAGATCGTGGTCCTGCTCGACGCCGACGACCTGCTCGCGCCCCGCTGCGTGGAACTGGCGCACGCCGCGCTCGACGGCTCCGGGCTCGACTTCGTCTACACAGACCACGAAAAACGCAGCGCGGACCTGTCCGAGGTGCTCCACGTGCGGCGCAAGGCCCTGTTCCAGCGACTGCTGGAACAGCACGCGGGCACGCCGTTCGATCCGATGCTGCACGCCACGTTCCTCATCCACTGCCACGCGTTCCGCCGGGAAGCGCTCCCGGTGAACCCGTTCAATCCGTCCTACGTGGTCGGTGAAGAAGTGGAGCTGCACGCCAGATTCTCGCGCGATCGTCCACTCCGGATCGGCCACGTGCCGGAAGTGCTCTACCATTACCGCGACAATCCCGACGGGATCTGCCATTCCCCGCTCTACTCCCGCCTGATCCGCTCCATCGAGAAGATCCTCGCCGCGGAAATGGCGCTCCGGCTCGGTGAACCCGTCCGGACCGAGAAGATCGGGCGCTGCGCGCGCACGCACGCCGCGCTCTACCGGCACACCACGGCCGCGGGCGCCGTCGTCGCGGCGCCCTACCTCGACTACGCCGCCCAGTCCATAGTGGACACGAGCGGGCAGGCGGCCCCCGATCCCGAGTTCTCCCCGGAGCGTCCTCGATGA
- a CDS encoding DUF2804 family protein → MDTLPWRGTGEAPLDPARLPRMRGMRPLKRWRYVGVYGERVQLCAGVVRIAGAPQSFWAVHHRDGGVFRERTVLRKVVDLDDGTVRFRGRGVTAELRLVPAGERVSVVSRHGSHPVWTRKTPVRATGEVTIDGVTVPVDAPGLQDDSAGHHARVTRWSWSAGCGTAEDGRAVWWNLVDGLHDAATSSERTVWVDGTAREVPPVAFAPDLSSVDGLRFEVEAERARHDRLLLVDSAYRQPFGTFTGTLPGGVVLREGYGVMERHDVRW, encoded by the coding sequence ATGGACACGTTGCCTTGGCGCGGCACCGGGGAAGCGCCGCTCGATCCGGCGCGGCTGCCGAGGATGCGCGGGATGCGGCCGTTGAAGCGGTGGCGATACGTCGGCGTCTACGGCGAGCGGGTGCAGTTGTGCGCCGGGGTGGTCCGCATCGCGGGCGCTCCGCAGTCGTTCTGGGCGGTGCACCACCGCGACGGCGGCGTGTTCCGCGAGCGGACCGTGCTGCGGAAGGTGGTCGACCTCGACGACGGCACCGTGCGGTTCCGCGGGCGCGGGGTGACCGCGGAACTGCGGCTCGTTCCCGCGGGCGAGCGGGTGTCGGTCGTGTCGCGGCACGGCTCGCATCCGGTGTGGACCCGCAAGACCCCGGTGCGCGCGACCGGTGAGGTCACCATCGACGGAGTCACCGTGCCGGTCGACGCGCCGGGCCTGCAGGACGACTCCGCCGGCCACCACGCGCGGGTCACGCGGTGGTCGTGGAGCGCGGGGTGCGGAACCGCGGAGGACGGCCGCGCCGTGTGGTGGAACCTGGTCGACGGTCTCCACGACGCGGCCACCTCCTCGGAGCGCACCGTGTGGGTCGACGGCACCGCGCGCGAGGTGCCGCCGGTCGCCTTCGCGCCCGATCTGTCCTCTGTGGACGGACTACGGTTCGAAGTGGAGGCGGAACGGGCGCGGCACGACCGGCTGCTCCTCGTCGACAGCGCGTACCGCCAGCCGTTCGGCACGTTCACCGGGACGCTGCCCGGCGGCGTCGTGCTGCGCGAGGGTTACGGCGTGATGGAGCGGCACGACGTCCGCTGGTGA
- a CDS encoding maleylpyruvate isomerase family mycothiol-dependent enzyme, producing MTEIEIDIAEHRRALATVLEGLDDGQWDTPSLCAGWRVREVAAHLTMPFRYKLPKVALGMLKARGNFARMADRAARHDAATMTTAELTAALADNADFVWKPPGGGMDGALSHDVIHGLDITVPLGIDLPIPSGRMLRVLAGSDSERGRKFFGVDLNGIELRADDLDWSLGSGTPLSGRAQDLLLVLCGRKVPEGRLRGEPGARFTR from the coding sequence ATGACCGAAATCGAGATCGACATCGCCGAACACCGCCGTGCGCTCGCGACCGTGCTGGAGGGCCTTGACGACGGCCAATGGGACACGCCGTCGCTGTGCGCGGGATGGCGCGTGCGCGAGGTCGCCGCGCACCTCACCATGCCGTTCCGCTACAAGCTGCCGAAGGTCGCGCTCGGCATGCTCAAGGCGCGCGGGAACTTCGCCAGGATGGCCGATCGCGCCGCACGGCACGACGCGGCGACGATGACGACCGCGGAGCTGACCGCCGCGCTCGCGGACAACGCGGACTTCGTCTGGAAACCACCGGGCGGCGGGATGGACGGCGCGCTGTCGCACGACGTGATCCACGGCCTCGACATCACCGTGCCGCTGGGGATCGACCTGCCGATCCCCAGCGGGCGGATGCTGCGCGTGCTGGCCGGCTCCGATTCCGAGCGCGGGCGGAAGTTCTTCGGCGTCGACCTGAACGGGATCGAACTGCGCGCCGACGACCTCGACTGGTCGCTCGGCTCCGGCACGCCGCTTTCCGGGCGCGCGCAGGACCTCCTGCTCGTCCTTTGTGGACGGAAGGTGCCGGAGGGCAGGCTGCGGGGCGAACCGGGCGCGCGGTTCACCCGCTGA
- the htpG gene encoding molecular chaperone HtpG, which translates to METQVETLEFQAEARQLLQLMVHSIYSNKDVFLRELISNASDALDKLRLAAYLDKDLEVDTSDLHIDLAVDKAARVLTVRDNGIGMSRDDVVGLIGTIAKSGTAEFLKKLKESKDAAASQDLIGQFGVGFYSSFMVADKVTLLTRRAGEATGTRWESSGEGTYTVEEVEDAPQGTAVMLHLKDEDAEDHLFDYTAEWKIKELVRRYADFITWPIKMATERPDPDAEGETKTEVETVNSMKALWARAKDEATEAEYHEFYKHVSHDWQDPLETIRMQAEGTFEYQALLFIPSHAPMDLFMREHKRGVQLYVKRVFIMEDCEALMPEYLRFVKGVVDAQDLSLNVSREILQQDRQIQLMRRRLVKKVLSTVKTMMDGKPDDYGTFWKEFGAVVKEGLLDDTDNRGTILEISSFDSTHDEEKVTTLREYVERMKDGQEHIYFATGRTRSLIENSPHMEAFKAKGFEVLVLTDPIDEMWVDAVGEFDGKRFQSIAKGEVDLDSEDEKKSEEPEREQQKEEFSGLLSWLGTELEENVKEVRLSTRLTTSPACLVGDTNDMTPALEKMYRAMGQPMPKVKRILELNPEHALVQGLRKAHEEKADDPGVAETAELLYGMALLGEGGELSDPPRFARVLADRLSRTM; encoded by the coding sequence GTGGAAACACAGGTCGAAACCCTCGAGTTCCAGGCCGAGGCGCGCCAGCTGCTCCAGCTGATGGTGCACTCGATCTACTCCAACAAGGACGTCTTCCTGCGCGAGCTCATTTCCAACGCCTCCGACGCGCTGGACAAGCTCAGGCTGGCGGCATACCTGGACAAGGACCTGGAGGTGGATACCTCCGATCTGCACATCGACCTCGCGGTCGACAAGGCGGCGCGCGTGCTGACCGTGCGCGACAACGGCATCGGCATGTCGCGCGACGACGTCGTCGGCCTGATCGGCACGATCGCGAAGTCCGGCACCGCGGAGTTCCTGAAGAAGCTCAAGGAGTCCAAGGACGCGGCGGCTTCGCAGGACCTGATCGGGCAGTTCGGCGTCGGCTTCTACTCGAGCTTCATGGTCGCGGACAAGGTCACCCTGCTGACCAGGCGCGCGGGCGAGGCCACCGGCACGCGCTGGGAGTCCAGCGGTGAAGGCACCTACACCGTCGAAGAGGTCGAGGACGCCCCGCAGGGCACGGCGGTGATGCTGCACCTCAAGGACGAGGACGCCGAGGACCACCTCTTCGACTACACCGCGGAGTGGAAGATCAAGGAGCTCGTCCGCCGGTACGCCGACTTCATCACGTGGCCGATCAAGATGGCCACCGAGCGCCCCGACCCCGACGCCGAGGGCGAGACCAAGACCGAGGTCGAGACCGTCAACTCGATGAAGGCGCTGTGGGCGCGTGCCAAGGACGAGGCGACCGAGGCCGAGTACCACGAGTTCTACAAGCACGTCAGCCACGACTGGCAGGACCCGCTCGAAACCATCCGCATGCAGGCGGAGGGCACCTTCGAGTACCAGGCGCTGCTGTTCATCCCGTCGCACGCGCCGATGGACCTGTTCATGCGCGAGCACAAGCGCGGCGTGCAGCTCTACGTCAAGCGCGTGTTCATCATGGAGGACTGCGAAGCGCTGATGCCGGAGTACCTCCGGTTCGTCAAGGGCGTGGTCGACGCGCAGGACCTCTCGCTGAACGTGTCGAGGGAGATCCTGCAGCAGGACCGCCAGATCCAGCTCATGCGCAGGCGGCTGGTGAAGAAGGTGCTGTCCACCGTCAAGACCATGATGGACGGGAAACCGGACGACTACGGCACGTTCTGGAAGGAGTTCGGCGCCGTCGTCAAGGAGGGTCTGCTCGACGACACCGACAACCGCGGCACCATCCTGGAAATCTCGTCGTTCGACTCGACGCACGACGAGGAGAAGGTCACCACGCTGCGCGAGTACGTGGAGCGGATGAAGGACGGCCAGGAGCACATCTACTTCGCGACCGGCCGCACGCGTTCGCTCATCGAGAACTCGCCGCACATGGAAGCCTTCAAGGCCAAGGGTTTCGAGGTGCTCGTCCTCACCGACCCGATCGACGAGATGTGGGTCGACGCGGTCGGCGAGTTCGACGGCAAGCGGTTCCAGTCGATCGCGAAGGGCGAGGTCGACCTCGACTCCGAGGACGAGAAGAAGTCCGAGGAACCCGAGCGGGAGCAGCAGAAGGAGGAGTTCTCCGGGCTGCTGTCGTGGCTGGGCACCGAGCTGGAGGAGAACGTCAAGGAGGTGCGGCTGTCCACGCGGCTCACCACCTCGCCCGCCTGCCTCGTCGGCGACACGAACGACATGACCCCGGCGCTGGAGAAGATGTACCGGGCGATGGGGCAGCCGATGCCGAAGGTCAAGCGGATCCTCGAACTCAACCCCGAGCACGCGCTCGTGCAGGGGCTGCGGAAGGCGCACGAGGAAAAGGCGGACGACCCCGGCGTCGCCGAAACCGCCGAACTGCTCTACGGCATGGCGCTGCTCGGCGAAGGCGGCGAACTGAGCGACCCGCCCCGGTTCGCGCGCGTGCTGGCCGACCGCCTGAGCCGCACCATGTGA
- a CDS encoding YciI family protein, translating to MKYVLLICGDESAAEHAQDGCGGWSEEMEARGVIRGGAGLAPPPDATTVRVRGDEVLLTDGPFTEAKEQIGGFCLIECADLDEALEIAAKHPAAGYGSIEVRPVLDGPPS from the coding sequence ATGAAGTACGTGCTGCTGATCTGCGGCGACGAGTCCGCCGCCGAGCACGCCCAGGACGGCTGCGGCGGCTGGAGCGAGGAAATGGAAGCGCGCGGAGTGATCCGGGGCGGTGCGGGTCTCGCCCCGCCGCCGGACGCGACGACGGTGCGGGTGCGCGGTGACGAGGTGCTGCTCACCGACGGGCCGTTCACCGAGGCCAAGGAGCAGATCGGCGGGTTCTGCCTGATCGAATGCGCCGATCTCGACGAGGCGCTCGAAATCGCGGCGAAGCATCCGGCGGCGGGGTACGGGTCGATCGAGGTCAGGCCCGTTCTGGACGGACCTCCGAGCTGA
- a CDS encoding helix-turn-helix domain-containing protein translates to MAGRSARRQLARRLRDLREGAFEEKVKQDELAAALGGRKPLSTAAISTWENGEIDKRPSEARIVQYALVFSTPSSMRPSPHIPRESALDDSTRNRYDELRTELLTLREDAEEEARAEKAGARTSVVPADEIWHHDRDVKVFVVASELPIDQRPPFAREKGAFNYSRLARYADLDAFFTMFNSLTKRGYRNLSHRSAGERSIGTARTLVLLGGPAWNPLTRTMLHLLDLPIQQCLRPDGEPDHFLRPDGSPVLPTIIETGGGGKEIIEDVGLFVRAPNPMNTETDVTICSGIYTPGVLGSALAFTYPGIAHENVQAVREHLGQASAFAALFRVKVIDGRVPTPRLAHEIIDCVSAG, encoded by the coding sequence ATGGCAGGCAGGAGCGCGCGCCGGCAGCTCGCCCGCAGGCTGCGCGATCTGCGCGAAGGCGCGTTCGAGGAGAAGGTCAAGCAGGACGAGCTGGCCGCCGCACTCGGCGGGCGCAAGCCGCTGAGCACGGCGGCCATCTCCACCTGGGAGAACGGCGAGATCGACAAACGCCCCTCGGAAGCACGCATCGTCCAGTACGCGCTGGTGTTCAGCACACCGTCGAGCATGCGGCCCTCGCCGCACATCCCGCGCGAGTCCGCATTGGACGATTCGACGCGGAACCGGTACGACGAGCTGCGCACCGAGTTGCTGACCCTGCGCGAGGACGCCGAAGAGGAAGCCCGCGCGGAAAAGGCGGGCGCCCGCACCTCGGTGGTGCCCGCCGACGAAATCTGGCACCACGACCGCGACGTCAAGGTGTTCGTGGTCGCCTCGGAGCTGCCGATCGACCAGCGCCCGCCGTTCGCGCGGGAAAAGGGCGCCTTCAACTACAGCAGGCTCGCCAGGTACGCCGATCTCGACGCCTTCTTCACGATGTTCAACTCGCTGACCAAGCGCGGCTACCGCAACCTGAGCCACCGTTCGGCAGGCGAGCGCAGCATCGGCACCGCCCGCACCCTCGTGCTGCTCGGCGGCCCGGCGTGGAACCCGCTGACCAGGACCATGCTGCACCTGCTCGACCTGCCGATCCAGCAGTGCCTGCGGCCCGACGGCGAACCGGACCACTTCCTGCGGCCGGACGGCTCGCCGGTGCTGCCGACGATCATCGAAACCGGCGGCGGCGGGAAGGAAATCATCGAGGACGTCGGCCTGTTCGTCCGGGCGCCCAACCCGATGAACACCGAAACCGACGTGACGATCTGCAGCGGGATCTACACGCCCGGCGTGCTCGGGTCCGCGCTGGCGTTCACCTACCCCGGCATCGCGCACGAGAACGTCCAAGCGGTGCGCGAGCACCTCGGCCAGGCGAGCGCGTTCGCCGCGCTGTTCCGGGTGAAGGTCATCGACGGGCGCGTGCCGACGCCGCGGCTGGCGCACGAAATCATCGACTGCGTTTCGGCGGGCTGA
- a CDS encoding TetR/AcrR family transcriptional regulator, translating to MAERMSGTERRAQVLAIAAKEFAEHGLHGASTEAIAREAGITQAYVFRMFGTKKALFLEVVQAAFERVSGGMRDAGEGKTGLGALSAMGAQYFDLLADRTGLLLQLQGFAACGDPEVRDAVRACFARMWDTTEDGTGLEPVTVKTFLAFGMLLNAGAAMDVAQVDEAWAEGVRTRIKAGLFAHITTETNR from the coding sequence GTGGCTGAACGGATGAGCGGAACCGAACGACGCGCCCAGGTGCTCGCCATCGCGGCGAAGGAGTTCGCGGAGCACGGGTTGCACGGGGCGTCGACCGAGGCGATCGCGCGCGAAGCGGGAATCACGCAGGCGTACGTCTTCCGGATGTTCGGGACGAAGAAAGCGCTGTTCCTCGAGGTCGTTCAGGCGGCGTTCGAGCGCGTCAGCGGCGGCATGCGCGACGCGGGCGAAGGGAAGACGGGCCTCGGGGCGCTGTCGGCGATGGGCGCGCAGTACTTCGACCTACTGGCCGACCGGACGGGATTGCTGTTGCAGCTCCAGGGTTTCGCCGCGTGCGGTGATCCGGAGGTGCGGGACGCGGTGCGGGCGTGCTTCGCGCGGATGTGGGACACCACCGAGGACGGCACCGGGCTCGAACCGGTGACCGTGAAGACCTTCCTCGCCTTCGGGATGCTGCTCAACGCCGGCGCCGCGATGGACGTCGCGCAGGTGGACGAGGCATGGGCCGAGGGCGTCCGCACCCGGATCAAGGCGGGCCTGTTCGCGCACATCACCACCGAGACGAACCGATGA
- a CDS encoding CPBP family intramembrane glutamic endopeptidase, whose translation MKRRGVAAIAAAGSGLLGLSLSSPPGSRRFYALTGGVAATWVAGGLAAGPVPLGDRRVVAPVATGVGAFGAFYASALVARRIPVLNRALRRVLGYAHQGSSPPVLLTALVTGAAEEVFFRGALYAAAGDRPVRASTAAYALSTMATRNPALVLASVVMGALFGLQRRASGGVLAPALTHVVWSALMVRFLPPLFENELRQDVEDGLPRSSAT comes from the coding sequence GTGAAGCGGCGCGGGGTGGCCGCGATCGCGGCGGCGGGATCGGGCCTGCTCGGGCTGTCGCTGTCGAGCCCGCCGGGATCGCGGCGGTTCTACGCGCTGACCGGCGGAGTCGCCGCGACGTGGGTCGCGGGCGGTCTCGCGGCCGGGCCGGTGCCGCTCGGAGACCGGCGGGTCGTGGCTCCGGTGGCGACCGGAGTTGGCGCGTTCGGCGCGTTCTACGCGAGCGCCCTCGTCGCGCGCCGGATCCCGGTCCTGAACCGGGCGCTGCGCCGCGTGCTCGGATACGCCCACCAGGGCTCTTCGCCGCCGGTGCTGCTGACCGCGCTGGTCACCGGCGCCGCCGAAGAAGTGTTCTTCCGCGGCGCGCTGTACGCGGCGGCCGGGGACCGGCCCGTGCGCGCTTCGACCGCGGCCTACGCGCTTTCGACGATGGCGACCAGGAACCCGGCGCTCGTGCTCGCGTCGGTCGTGATGGGCGCGCTGTTCGGGCTCCAGCGGCGCGCGAGCGGCGGGGTGCTGGCGCCCGCGCTCACGCACGTGGTGTGGTCGGCTTTGATGGTGCGGTTCCTGCCGCCGCTCTTCGAAAACGAGCTGCGGCAGGATGTCGAAGACGGGCTTCCCCGTTCGTCGGCTACGTGA
- a CDS encoding NAD(P)H-binding protein → MRVLVAGSSGFVGGRLCPALAEAGHEVLAMTRRPERYAGAGTAVRGDVGDERSLREAMRGADAAYYLVHSLGSGDFERRDADAARAFGRAAADAGLRRIVYLGGLGDDADDLSPHLRSRREVERLLGDGGVPVTVLRAGIVIGDGGISWELTRQLVEHLPVMVTPKWVRTRTQPIALADVVRYLVGVLEPPEAEGRAFDIGGSEVLAYVDMLRRVAALQGRFLVVVPVPLLSPRLSSYWLSLVTTVDTRTGRTLVDSMANEVVVRDDAIRTVVPFEPMDYDDAVLQALGERAKRRRAR, encoded by the coding sequence ATGCGGGTACTGGTGGCGGGATCGTCGGGGTTCGTCGGCGGGCGGTTGTGCCCGGCACTGGCCGAAGCCGGCCACGAAGTGCTGGCCATGACGCGGCGGCCGGAGCGGTACGCGGGCGCGGGCACCGCGGTGCGGGGCGATGTCGGAGACGAGCGGTCACTCCGCGAAGCGATGCGGGGCGCCGACGCCGCCTACTACCTCGTGCATTCGCTGGGCAGCGGCGATTTCGAACGGCGCGACGCGGACGCGGCGCGGGCGTTCGGCCGCGCCGCCGCCGACGCGGGGCTGCGGCGGATCGTCTACCTCGGCGGGCTCGGCGACGACGCCGACGACCTGTCGCCGCACCTGCGCAGCCGCCGCGAGGTCGAGCGGCTGCTCGGCGACGGCGGCGTGCCGGTGACCGTGCTGCGCGCCGGGATCGTCATCGGCGACGGCGGGATCTCGTGGGAGCTGACCCGCCAGCTCGTCGAGCACCTGCCGGTGATGGTCACCCCGAAATGGGTGCGCACCCGCACCCAGCCGATCGCGCTCGCGGACGTGGTGCGCTACCTCGTCGGGGTCCTCGAACCACCCGAGGCGGAAGGGCGCGCGTTCGACATCGGCGGCTCCGAGGTCCTCGCCTACGTGGACATGCTGCGCCGGGTCGCGGCACTGCAGGGCAGGTTCCTGGTGGTCGTGCCGGTTCCGCTGCTCTCGCCGAGGCTCTCTTCGTACTGGCTTTCCCTGGTCACGACCGTGGACACGCGCACGGGCAGGACGCTCGTCGACTCGATGGCGAACGAGGTCGTGGTGCGCGACGACGCGATCCGCACGGTGGTGCCGTTCGAACCGATGGACTACGACGACGCGGTGCTGCAAGCGCTCGGCGAGCGGGCGAAACGGAGGCGGGCGCGGTGA